The sequence below is a genomic window from Desulfovibrionales bacterium.
AGATGTGGGCAGCGGCAAGACCGTGCTGGCCTTTGCTGCGGCCATGACGGCCATTGGCAACGGTTTTCAAACGGCCATTATGGCCCCCACGGAAATCCTGGCCGAACAGCATTACGATAATTTCAGAAAGATGGCGGAAGGTCTGTCTGTGCCTGTTTGTCTTCTTACCGGTAGTACGCCCGGGCCCGCCAAGAAGGAGATATATCATGAGGTGGCCCGGGGTAATCCCGGTCTGGTCATAGGGACGCACGCCCTGATCCAGGAGGGTCTTGAGTTTGGCCGGCTGGGGCTGGTAATTGTCGATGAGCAGCATCGCTTTGGTGTCTTGCAGCGGGCGGCCTTGAAGGAAAAAGGGCCAAGCCCGGCCTGCGGTCGGCCTTTACGGCCGGATATCCTGGTCATGACCGCCACTCCCATACCGCGCACGCTTTCCATGACCCTTTACGGCGACCTGGATGTCTCTATAATAGACGAACTTCCCATGGGGCGGAAGCCCGTACAGACAAAGGTGTATGCAGAGGGGGCCCGTCCGCGGGTTTATGAAATGGTGCGGCGTGAACTGGCCAGGGGCGGACAGGCATATATTATCTATCCCCTGGTTGAAGAGTCAGAGACCCTGGACCTGCTCAATGCCAAGGAGATGGCTGAACATCTGCAAAAAGAGGTCTTTTCGGATTATGTAGTGGGCCTTCTCCATGGTCGTCTCAAAGGGGCGGACAAAGAGGCGGTTATGAGCCGGTTTAAGCGGGGAGAAGTGCAGGTGCTGGTCTCCACCACTGTGGTGGAGGTCGGCGTGGATGTGCCCAATGCCACGGTTATGGTGATTGAGCATGCCGAACGCTTTGGCCTCTCACAGCTTCATCAACTGCGAGGCCGGGTAGGGCGGGGAGAAAGGGAATCAATATGTTTTCTTATCGCCCGCCCGGGCCGCGACTCCGATGCCGGTCAGCGTCTCAAGGTGATGGAAGAGACCACGGACGGTTTTCGCATCGCTGAAGAGGACCTGAAGATCAGAGGCCCCGGAGAGTTCCTGGGGACGCGTCAGTCCGGGCTGCCTGAGCTGAGGACGGCCAATATTGTGAGGGATATCGCTATCCTGACGGCGGCCCGTGAAGAGGCTTTTCGCCTGATAGAAGAGGACCCGGAACTTAGCCTGCCCACGCATAGGGCGCTTAGGGAGATTGTGGAGGATCGCTGGGCCAAGGGTCTGGCGCTGGCCGAGGTAGGGTAAGTGCATTATTTCTTTTGACAACGATTGGCGCAATAAGGTAAGAGTTTAAGTCTTCATTAAGGCACGGCAGGAAGGTTATCATGGCAAAACCCATTTACGTAGGACTTATTGGTTTAGGAACAGTAGGCAGCGGTGTGGCCAGAATTCTCCTTGAGAAAGGAGACTTATTGGCCAAACGGGTGGGGGCGCCTGTTGTCCTCAAGCGGATTGTGGATAAGTATCCGGACAGGATTAAGCTTAAGGTAGCGAAAAAGCTGCTCTCTACCAATATTGAGGACGTCTTTGGCGATGACGAAATCTCCATAGTGGTGGAGCTTATCGGCGGGTACGAGCCGGCGCGTAGTTTTATCCTCAAGGCTATCGAACGGGGTAAACATGTGGTTACCGCCAACAAGGCCCTGCTTGCTGCTCATGGGAAGGAGATATTTACGGCGGCCGGGCGTAAGGGCGTGGATATTGGTTTTGAGGCCAGCGTAGGAGGAGGTATTCCGGTCATCCGGGCTGTGCGGGAAGGTATGGTGGCAGACCATATCCAGTCCATATTGGGCATTATGAACGGTACGTCGAATTATATCCTGACCAAGATGACGGATGAAGGGAGTTCTTTCGGGGATGTATTGAAAGAGGCCCAGGCCAAAGGCTATGCCGAGGCGGATCCCGCCTACGATGTGGAGGGGATCGACGCGGCCCACAAACTGGCCGTTATAAGTACATTAGCCTACGGCAGTTTCGTGCGGCTGGAAGATATTTATACAGAGGGTATAGCAAGCATTGAACCCGTGGATATTGCCTTTGCCAGGGAACTCGGTTATCGTGTTAAACTTCTCGCCATATCCCGCTGCGACGGTCAGTCGGTTGAAGTCCGGGTCCACCCCACCATGATTCCAGGCGAGCATCTCCTGGCCAATGTAAACGGCGTCTATAATGCCTTTTATATACAAGGAGATGCGGTAGGACAGGTGCTTCTGTACGGGTTGGGGGCAGGCATGATGCCTACCGGCAGCGCGGTGGTCGGCGACATTATTGATCTGGGCCGTAATGTGCTGAAGGGCACGACCCAGCGTGTCCCGGCCCTTTCATGTGCGATTAATCAGATGCGGTCGCTTCCGATCAAGCCTATGGATGATCTGGTTTGCCGGTGCTATATGCGCTTTTCTGTTGTGGACAGCCCGGGTGTTTTATCCAAAATTGCCGGGGTCCTGGGACGCAACGGTATCAGTATAGAATCAGTCATCCAAAAAGGCCGCGATGTCCGCGGCTCTGTTCCCATAGTCATGATGACGCATGAGGCCCGGGAGAGCAACGTACGCAAGGCATTGGCCAAAATCGACCGCCTGGATGTGGTAACCGCCAGGACCATGTTTATTAGAATTGAGAATACCTTGTAACTTAGGAATTTCTTTATATGAAGTATGTAGTCTTGATCGGGGACGGCATGGGGGATTATCCTCTGGAGGAATTAGGCGGGAAGACCCCGCTTCAGGCCGCTTCTACTCCGGCCATGGATTTCCTGGCCCGGGAGGGTGAACTGGGGTTGGTAAAGACCGTGCCTCCGGGTTTTGAGCCGGGTAGCGACGTGGCCAATCTCTCCATACTGGGATATGATCCTGCCTCCTGCTATACCGGTCGCGGCCCGCTTGAGGCCGGAAGTATGGGGATAACATTGTCCCCTGATGGCGTGGCCTTCCGGTGCAATTTAGTCACCCTGGACTTTATGGCCGATGGCCGGGTAGTTATGGTTGACTATAGCGCCGGTCATATCTCTACCGAAGAGGCCAGAGTTATGGTTGCCGATATCGGGCGAGAGGTAAAGGTCAACGGGCTTACGCTCTATCCCGGAGTAAGTTACAGGCATCTCCTGGTCTGGGCGGAAGGCAAGGAAAAGCTGGCCACAGTCCCGCCCCATGATCATACCGGTAAAGATGTTACCGCTCATTGGGGAGTCTATCAACACGATCCGGTTCTGATTAACTGGATCGCCCAGGTATTGATTATTTTAAGGGACCATCCGGTGAACGAGAGGCGTGTGCAAGAGGGGAAAAAACCGGCAAATGCGGTGTGGTTGTGGGGACAGGGGCGGATGCCCTCTATGCCGAAATTTTCCGAACGTTTTGGCATCAAGGGCGCTATAATCTCGGCCGTTGATCTCTTGAAGGGCATCGGCGTCTATGCCGGACTTGAGCCTATTGCCGTTCCGGGCGCTACCGGTTATCTCGACACCAATTATCAGGGGAAGGCAGAGTACGCCCTGGCCGCTCTTAAAGAAAAGGATCTGGTGGTGGTTCACGTGGAGGCCCCGGATGAGGCCTCCCATGGCGGGAATCTTGAAGAAAAGATAAAGGCCATAGAGAATTTTGACCAAAAGGTAGTGCGGGTTGTGGTAGATGGTCTGGCTGAATTTGGCGAGCACCGCGTCTTACTGGTGACCGACCATTACACCCCTATTTCGATAAAGACACACGTGGGCGAGCCTGTGCCCTTTGCCATCTTTTCTTCGAACAGGCGGGGCCGGTCGAGAGAAGCCGGGTTTAACGAGGTTTCCGCTAAGGAAACGGGCTTATTTATCAGGGACGGCTTTAAGCTTATGGAAAAATTCATTAGAATATGAATTGAGGGCTTGCCTGTCTTGACAGATACGGTTTTATGGTGTACTTTACAAAACGTCTGACGCGGGGTGGAGCAGTCCGGTAGCTCGTCGGGCTCATAACCCGAAGGTCACAGGTTCAAATCCTGTCCCCGCTACCAAAAAAATCAAAGGGCTATTCGCCGGAAGCGGATAGCCCTTTTTTTGTGTCCAGATAGTGCCTAAAATTTTTCAACCATTCCGCAGATTACCCTTTCAGCCTCTTCGCCTTTTCTTGTCTTGTTTGCTAAATTATAGTATCATCGCGGACATATGAAAAATCGACGAAAAAGTAGAGCCGATATAAGTTATAAATGTGATGTCGTTCAAATTTTTTAAATAGATGCTATGAATGATACAAAAGTCCATAACATAGATGAATATATTACAAAATCGAACAATCTTCTAAGCAGTGGTTTTTTCACCTATAGAGGCCAGTACTGTTCATCATGGTCTCTTGAACCTGGAATTATAAGGAAAATTAAAAATACATATAATGGAATTGGAGAAAGCGGTTTATTATTCAGACTTTCGGTTGATCATCTAATTGAGATATTAAAAAAAGCGAGATCTAATAAGTATTTTTCAGATGATATATGTGATTTAAATATCCTCGCTATTCTTCAGCATTATGGAGCCGCAACACCACTGCTTGATTTCTCAAATGATCCATTAGTGGCGTTATACTTTGCTTGCCAACCATGTAAAGATAAAGATGCCGAATCTGATGGTAACGTTT
It includes:
- the recG gene encoding ATP-dependent DNA helicase RecG; amino-acid sequence: MPHLAFYFDCLLNPLFFVAKEDFANLGAVKELGATITGAVDQLLSQDIPEEAKVRLLDIKGLFQDYEGKALPDRRERVAKALRDLSGLAAEVLLSRYRQDRKILAQDVQFLKGVGKSRSGRLARKGIKTLEDILLFIPRAYDDRRVVTQIADLKTGQRAVVVGEIVLSGTVRYRVSRKAVFEMIVRDRTGQISAKWFNFSRVYMERVYKRGLKVILSGEAHSFRQQREFIHPDIEILDSEEGKDTSFGRIIPVYSETEGISQKQMRRILDGAVTAYAYATESFIPADILRRRKLVSLPRALSVLHFPGDDTGLKALIEGKNTYHHSLIFDEFFFLELGLALRRRRTARQKGIAFKGQPRLFQDFMSRLPFPLTRAQKRVMAGIEKDMGRPYPMHRLVQGDVGSGKTVLAFAAAMTAIGNGFQTAIMAPTEILAEQHYDNFRKMAEGLSVPVCLLTGSTPGPAKKEIYHEVARGNPGLVIGTHALIQEGLEFGRLGLVIVDEQHRFGVLQRAALKEKGPSPACGRPLRPDILVMTATPIPRTLSMTLYGDLDVSIIDELPMGRKPVQTKVYAEGARPRVYEMVRRELARGGQAYIIYPLVEESETLDLLNAKEMAEHLQKEVFSDYVVGLLHGRLKGADKEAVMSRFKRGEVQVLVSTTVVEVGVDVPNATVMVIEHAERFGLSQLHQLRGRVGRGERESICFLIARPGRDSDAGQRLKVMEETTDGFRIAEEDLKIRGPGEFLGTRQSGLPELRTANIVRDIAILTAAREEAFRLIEEDPELSLPTHRALREIVEDRWAKGLALAEVG
- a CDS encoding homoserine dehydrogenase, producing MAKPIYVGLIGLGTVGSGVARILLEKGDLLAKRVGAPVVLKRIVDKYPDRIKLKVAKKLLSTNIEDVFGDDEISIVVELIGGYEPARSFILKAIERGKHVVTANKALLAAHGKEIFTAAGRKGVDIGFEASVGGGIPVIRAVREGMVADHIQSILGIMNGTSNYILTKMTDEGSSFGDVLKEAQAKGYAEADPAYDVEGIDAAHKLAVISTLAYGSFVRLEDIYTEGIASIEPVDIAFARELGYRVKLLAISRCDGQSVEVRVHPTMIPGEHLLANVNGVYNAFYIQGDAVGQVLLYGLGAGMMPTGSAVVGDIIDLGRNVLKGTTQRVPALSCAINQMRSLPIKPMDDLVCRCYMRFSVVDSPGVLSKIAGVLGRNGISIESVIQKGRDVRGSVPIVMMTHEARESNVRKALAKIDRLDVVTARTMFIRIENTL
- a CDS encoding cofactor-independent phosphoglycerate mutase: MKYVVLIGDGMGDYPLEELGGKTPLQAASTPAMDFLAREGELGLVKTVPPGFEPGSDVANLSILGYDPASCYTGRGPLEAGSMGITLSPDGVAFRCNLVTLDFMADGRVVMVDYSAGHISTEEARVMVADIGREVKVNGLTLYPGVSYRHLLVWAEGKEKLATVPPHDHTGKDVTAHWGVYQHDPVLINWIAQVLIILRDHPVNERRVQEGKKPANAVWLWGQGRMPSMPKFSERFGIKGAIISAVDLLKGIGVYAGLEPIAVPGATGYLDTNYQGKAEYALAALKEKDLVVVHVEAPDEASHGGNLEEKIKAIENFDQKVVRVVVDGLAEFGEHRVLLVTDHYTPISIKTHVGEPVPFAIFSSNRRGRSREAGFNEVSAKETGLFIRDGFKLMEKFIRI